CTTCTTTGGCTCAGAGTAGCGACAGCCTTCTACGGCCTGGGTTTGCTCCACGCCTTCATCGCCCTGACCCGCCGCAACGAGACGTTTTCCCGCATCATCATGCCGGTCATGGGGCTGGGCTTCGTCTTCCACTTCGTTTCCCTGGCCGAGGGATACCTGGAGGCAGGGCGGCTGTTTCCCGCCTCCATCCACAATTCCGAGTCGCTGCTGGCTTTTCTGCTGATGGCCTTCGTCTTCGGGGCCTTCGTGCGCTCCCGCAACAACGCCTTCGGCATCTTCATTTTCCCGGTCGTGTTCTTGCTGACCTTTTCCGCGGCGGTGGGACAGAAGCCGCCGCAGTTCACCTCGCCCCTGCTGCGCAGCGGGTGGATCTTCATCCACGTCGCGCTGATCTTCACCGGCTATGCGGCCCTGTTCTTCAGCTTCGCCGCCAGCCTCCTGTACCTGATGCAGCAGCGCTCGCTCAAGAGCAAGCAGGCCGGGGGGCTGATCGCGCGTCTGCCGGCGCTGGAGACGATCGACCAGATCGGTTATCGGTCCCTGCTCCTGGGGTTCCCCTTCATGACCTTCGGCCTGATCGCGGGCGCGGTCATCGCCCAGTCCACTTTCGGCCCGGCGTACTTCCGCGATCCGAAGATCGTGCTCTCGGTGCTGATGTGGGCGGTGTACGTGGTCCTGCTGTACATGCGATGGAGCGCGGGCTGGCGCGGACGACGCGCGGCCTACGTCTCGGCTTTTGCCTTCACCACGGCGCTGGTGGTGTGGGTGGCCAACAACTTCAGCGCCGTGCACAAGTTCGTCGAGCGATGAAACTGCGGCTCATCGGCGTCAACCACAGGACCGCCCCGGTCGAGGTGCGCGAGCGCTTCGCCATCCCCGAGTCGCGGCTCCCGGATGCCCTGCAGTCGCTGTGCAAGTATCCC
Above is a genomic segment from Terriglobales bacterium containing:
- the ccsA gene encoding cytochrome c biogenesis protein CcsA, which codes for MPLLWLRVATAFYGLGLLHAFIALTRRNETFSRIIMPVMGLGFVFHFVSLAEGYLEAGRLFPASIHNSESLLAFLLMAFVFGAFVRSRNNAFGIFIFPVVFLLTFSAAVGQKPPQFTSPLLRSGWIFIHVALIFTGYAALFFSFAASLLYLMQQRSLKSKQAGGLIARLPALETIDQIGYRSLLLGFPFMTFGLIAGAVIAQSTFGPAYFRDPKIVLSVLMWAVYVVLLYMRWSAGWRGRRAAYVSAFAFTTALVVWVANNFSAVHKFVER